The DNA region TCTGGTGCGGGAATTCGGTCATTTGTTTTAGCGGCATGCCGAGCAGCAGACATAGAAAAACCCGCATTGCCCTTCCATGCATACACAGAAGCACCGTTTCTTCTTCTGGTCTGTTTGCCAGCAAATTCATCGGTTCTTTCAAGCGATCGTATACATCCTGAACGCTCTCTCCACCTTCAAAATGAGCACGGTAATCGCCGTTTTGCCAGGCCTCAAGCATTTGCCGAAAAGCTTCTCTCGATTCTTCGGTATTCGGTTTTCCCTCCCAAACACCCCAGGCTAATTCATCCAGTCCAGAAACCTTTTCCCAGGGCAACCCAGAGTCGATAAACTTTTGAACGGTTTGCCAGGTTCGCTTTAAGTCAGACGTATAAATTTTATCGAAACCGACATCTTTGTATTTTTGATAAAACGCCTCCGCCTGTGCCCTGCCAGTATCATTTAAATCAGAATTTATACCTCTACCTTGTACTATGCCCTGTCTGTTAAGTTCCGTTTCGCCGTGGCGGATGATATAAATTTGCTTCATATTAAGAATGAGTGAATTTTTAATTAGTGAGTTTTGAATGAGTGAATATTGAATGAGTGAATATTGAATGAGTAAATTTTGAATGAGTGAGTTTTGAATTATTGAATGAAGGCATATCAAACGGAAGAGCATCATGTAAACATTCACTCAATCTGTCATTCTTTCATTCATTCACTCAATCTCTCATTCCGTCATTCAACAATTAATTCACTACCGGTAGCTTATAATATTGTGGCTTTTGTTCTTCCTCAAAAACAACATTTTCGAAGTCGGTAACCACATTGTACAACGTATCTCTTTCTATCGCTTTCCTGCCCACTTGCTTAATCAGGTTCACCAGTTCGCGGGTGCTCATCGCCGGGGTTTGCTCCTCTGCACCAGCCATCGAATAAATTTTTGTAGTATCATCCAAAGTACCGTCTATATCGTCGACACCGTAATTTAGTGAGAGCTGGGCTGTTTCGCGACTAATCATTGCCCAATAGGCTTTGATGTGGTCGAAGTTATCGAGATAAATGCGGGCAATGGCGTAATTTCTTAAATCCTCTACTACAGACGA from Pedobacter endophyticus includes:
- a CDS encoding histidine phosphatase family protein, which produces MKQIYIIRHGETELNRQGIVQGRGINSDLNDTGRAQAEAFYQKYKDVGFDKIYTSDLKRTWQTVQKFIDSGLPWEKVSGLDELAWGVWEGKPNTEESREAFRQMLEAWQNGDYRAHFEGGESVQDVYDRLKEPMNLLANRPEEETVLLCMHGRAMRVFLCLLLGMPLKQMTEFPHQNTVLYKMGFENGEFSVLEFNSAIHLDGLIIG
- a CDS encoding pentapeptide repeat-containing protein yields the protein MPSFNNSKLTHSKFTHSIFTHSIFTHSKLTN